One Solanum pennellii chromosome 10, SPENNV200 genomic region harbors:
- the LOC107032259 gene encoding EEF1A lysine methyltransferase 1 encodes METAKDTVQHDAVLPAGDDDTPTLSSHALEALKEFLAEQSRAVEEASSAAAEDDVALVSEDWRLSQFWYNRETAETVANEVLNLCRSIDSPAIACIACPTLYAYLKKIDPNAPAQILEYDKRFEQYGSEFTFYDYNVPEDLPSSMKHSYSIIVADPPYLSQECLEKVAKTISFLTRPGQAYLLLLTGEVQSGRASELLGLRPCAFRPDHSSKLGNEFRLFTNYDPGTRLGGWEQV; translated from the exons ATGGAGACAGCGAAAGACACCGTACAGCACGACGCCGTTTTGCCGGCCGGCGACGATGATACTCCGACGTTAAGCTCTCACGCTCTAGAAGCACTGAAGGAGTTCCTTGCTGAGCAGAGCCGAGCAGTTGAGGAAGCTTCGTCAGCTGCGGCGGAGGATGACGTGGCGCTGGTATCGGAGGATTGGCGGCTAAGCCAGTTCTGGTATAACCGCGAAACAGCTGAAACTGTCGCTAATGAAGTTCTCAATCTCTGTCGATCGATTGATTCGCCGGCGATTGCCTGCATTGCTTGTCCCACACTTTATGCTTATCTCAAG AAAATTGACCCTAATGCACCTGCACAAATTCTCGAGTATGACAAACGATTTGAACAGTATGGAAGTGAGTTCACATTCTACGACTACAACGTACCAGAAGATCTTCCTTCTTCAATGAAACACTCATATTCAATAATTGTTGCAGATCCTCCTTACCTG agTCAGGAATGCTTAGAGAAAGTTGCTAAAACAATTTCTTTTCTCACGAGACCAGGACAAGCCTACTTGCTTTTACTCACAG GTGAAGTGCAAAGTGGTAGGGCTTCCGAGCTCTTGGGTTTACGTCCATGCGCTTTTAGGCCAGATCACTCCAGCAAACTAGGCAATGAATTTCGACTGTTTACAAACTATGACCCTGGGACAAGGCTAGGTGGCTGGGAGCAGGTGTAA
- the LOC107032054 gene encoding rhomboid-like protein 15, whose translation MRPNIVSEAGLQTRMGQWWEGIPILTSAIVVVCGMIYLVCLLVGYDSFAEVCFWPSAVISRFQVYRIFTSILFHGSLLHVLFNMLALVPLGSELERIMGSVRLLYIIVLLAVSNALLHLLIALLVAHNPLHPYPYFMDECAIGFSGILFSMIVMETSLSGAQTRSVFGLFNVPAKWYALILLVVFQLVMTNVSLLGHLCGILSGFAYTYGLFNVLIPGTSFFSAIESSTWLSTCVRRPKFIMCTGGNGAGYLPTHSNQTVTSRSGVLSGNIWENLSSWMPQRESSLSAQPVTDDSRFPGRGRTLSSQTTTTNHDSTLQARLLDGSSSPERSSPTATIGGERSLAGRLSAVDTTTTATRPLGQQASIPSDEEVQKLVAMGFEKTQVEVALAAAEGDLNVAVEILMSQQG comes from the exons ATGAGACCAAATATTGTTTCTGAG GCGGGATTACAGACAAGGATGGGACAGTGGTGGGAAGGAATTCCTATCCTTACATCTGCAATAGTGGTTGTTTGTGGGATGATATACTTGGTTTGCCTTCTGGTTGGGTATGACTCATTTGCTGAAGTATGCTTCTGGCCATCTGCTGTAATTTCTCGATTTCAAG TTTACAGGATTTTCACCTCAATTCTGTTTCATGGTTCTCTACTGCATGTTCTGTTTAATATGTTAGCTTTGGTCCCTTTGGGTTCAGAGCTGGAGAGGATTATGGGATCAGTGCGCCtgttatatataattgttctgTTGGCCGTTAGCAATGCCTTACTCCATCTTCTTATAGCATTGTTGGTTGCCCATAATCCCCTTCATCCTTATCCATACTTTATGGACGAGTGTGCTATAGGTTTCTCAGGGATCTTATTTTCAATGATTGTGATGGAGACAAGTCTCAGTGGGGCCCAAACTAGAAG tGTGTTTGGGCTTTTTAATGTGCCAGCTAAATG GTATGCATTGATCTTACTGGTGGTTTTTCAGCTTGTTATGACTAATGTCTCTTTACTTGGACATCTTTGTGGTATTTTGTCTGGATTTGCAT ATACATATGGATTGTTCAATGTCTTAATACCTGGGACATCTTTCTTCTCGGCTATTGAATCTTCCACTTGGCTA TCAACTTGTGTGAGGAGACCAAAGTTTATTATGTGCACTGGTGGTAATGGTGCAGGATACCTACCCACACATTCAAATCAAACAGTGACCTCCAG AAGTGGAGTGCTTTCTGGAAATATTTGGGAGAACCTTTCTTCGTGGATGCCACAGAGAGAGAGCTCTCTCTCTGCTCAG CCGGTGACAGATGATAGCAGGTTTCCTGGGAGAGGAAGAACTCTGAGTTCCCAGACCACCACGACTAATCATGATTCAACGTTACAGGCTAGGCTCCTGGATGGTAGCAGCAGCCCTGAGCGTAGTTCACCTACTGCTACAATAGGTGGAGAGCGGAGCTTAGCTGGAAG ACTATCAGCAGTTGATACTACCACCACAGCTACAAGACCGCTAGGACAGCAG GCTTCCATTCCCTCAGATGAAGAAGTTCAGAAACTTGTTGCAATGGGTTTTGAGAAG ACACAAGTAGAAGTTGCATTGGCTGCAGCCGAAGGGGACTTGAATGTTGCTGTGGAAATTTTAATGAGCCAACAG GGTTAA